The genome window CCGCCAAACACCCCCTGTATCCCCCTCTCCGTCTCCGCAGAACCCCCCGAAGGAGGCACAGGCACCCTCTCCTGTCAGTGGCAGAAATCCACCCGCCCCGACTTTGCAGACATCGAACTCTCCCCAAAACAGACATTTGACAAGAGCACCACCTACCCGATCCCGAACTCGCCGCCCGGCACCACCTCCTACTACCGCGCAAACATCAGCTACACCGAAAACGGCATCACCACCTGGGTACTCAGCAACTACGCAGCAATAACCACCCACCACATCCCCCCGCAGTACACCGCGTACTGGTTCAACACCACCACCACCGCAATCAACCTCACCCTCTCCCCAACCGCAGGGAACGCAGACAGCGTATACATCAAACTCGGCGACAAACAATCCCCGGCACGCTCCGGACCCTTCACCCGCGGAATCACCATCACCAACTTCCCGTTCTCCGGCCTCACCCCGGGACAAACATACGAACTAACAGCCTACATCAAATACCAAAACACAGACCAGTACACCGCCCAACCATTAGACCCGATAACCGCCCCCGTTCCCGACGAAATCGACATCGTTCCTGGGAGTCATGGCGAACTTCCCCTATCGGGTGAGTCCTGCATCTTCCCGCCGGGCAACACCATGACCTTCTCTGCCGTCACCCAGAACAACAGCGACAGCTACCCGAACATCTTCCAAAACGACCCCGTCATCTGGAACCTTCAAGGAACCAACACCACCATCATTGCCCAAACCCCGACAACCATCACCCTCAAAAGCGGCAGCACTGCCGGAACCGACACCCTCACCGCAGCCACACAAAACGGTCTCCTTCGCAGCGAACCGATACCACTCATAGTAGACCCAGACAAAGTACCAACCGAACTCCGGATCGAGATAGCGCATCCCGTCCCACTCGGTGACACCACATACTTAGTCGCCGCTGCCTTTTCCGAAGATGATCTGTTGTTCCTCGGATACGACCTCACCGTGACCGGTATCTCACTCCCGACCAGCAAAATCCCCGCAATACTCTACTTCACCCCCACCGAAGCAAAGACCATCAGTGCCGCAATCACCGTCAACGGAAAGAAAATCTCTTCAACCACGGAGAATGTCACCGTCATCGACAAACCAGCAATCACCTCCCAACAAACAGCCGACGCCGTCTACTTCGAAAGCGACACCCCAAATCCGCTCAGCGTCACCGTATCCTCACCCGGCAGCGGACCTCTTACCTACCAGTGGCAGAAATCCACCGACCCAACCTTCCAGGCAAACGTCTGGAACATCGAAGGAGCAACCACCCCGACCTACACCCCGACCATCCAGATACCAGAATCCGGGATCTCCCCCAACATCACCTACTACCGTGCTAAAATCACCTACACCGACCCCATCTACAACATGATCAGCACCTACGCATACAGCCGCATCGCAAAAATCACCGTCCTCAAACCAACCCCGGACACCATCACCCTCAACCCCTCGGAGCTCACGATCGAAAAAGGCACAACAGCACACATCACCGCAACCGCGCAGAACAGCACCCGTCCGGACCTCACCTGTGACCATCCCATCGCCTGGAGCATTGAAACCGGCGGAGAGTACCTCACCCTCAGCCAGAACAAAAACGAAGCCGACATCACCGCAGCCGCCGAAGGAGTCGCCGTCATCCGCGTAACCTCCGGCGACGCAGAGACCCGGCTCACCGTCATCGTCACCGACGCATCCTCCCCCGCACAAAAACACCTCATCACCGCAACCGCCGGACCCGGCGGCACCATCAGCCCGAACGGTGACATCCCCGTCGTCGAAGGAACATCGCAAACCTTCACCATCATCCCCGACCGCGGCTACCGGATTGCAGACGTCACCGTAAACGGAACCTCCGTCGGAGCAGTAACCAGCTACACCTTCCCCTCCGTCTCCCAACCCTACACCATCGCCGCAGCCTTCACCAACGCGCCCGCTCCCGAACCCGAACCTCAGCCCCCGCAGCCTCCGGCAACCTCCGGCAGCAGCTCCGGCAACATGGACAACGCCTTCCGTGTCCTCTTCGACACCTCTGGCGGCAGCTTCATCAGCCCGGTGACCAGCCTCTCCTACGGAGACAAGATCACCGCACCCCCTGCACCCACCAAAGACGGCTGCACCTTCGGCGGCTGGTACAAAGACGAGGCATGCACGCAAGAGTGGAACTTCTCCGAAGGCATCCCCGGCGACATCACCCTCTACGCCAGATGGACGTCTGCCGCAGGCACACCGGCGGACCCAACCCCGATCCCCACCGCACCCGAAACCGCAGAACCAACCACCGTGCCGGAAACCCACCACCCGACCACGAGCCCCACCACCACAACCGCCGCAGGTGGCGTCACGCCCACCCTAACCCAGGCACCCGCACCGGTACTTGGCGCACTCCTCGGACTTCTTGCCGCAGGAGCACTGCTTAGAAGAAGAGACTAACACCCACCCGTTCCATGAACCAGAAGTACCACCACCCATCCCCCCGCCTCAGGCGACCCCTCATCACTGCCGTAACCCTCATAGTGCTTGCACTCCTCTGCACAGTCCCCGCAGCAGCCGCAGAACCCGTACCATTTAGCGGCGGCGAATACAGCTCCGCACAGGAACTTGCAAGCAAACTCGGGGACGCCGCAACCGCATCCGGCAACACCCTCACCCTCAAAAAAGACATCAAGCTCACCGGTCAATTGGCCATCACCAACGGCACAATAACCATCATTGGAAACGATCACACCATCTGGACCGGCACAGACACTGCAAATCTCATCCAACTTTATAACGGAGGGAAACTCACACTCGGTGACGGAACCTCGAAACTAACTTTTGACGGCAAGAACATCAAGAAAACGAAGGGTGTCCTGTTCCATATCGGCTCACCCGATTCCGCACTCGTCATGCAGAATCATGTCACCATACAAAACATCGTTGCACCGTCGTATGGCAGCGCCGTTTATATCGACGGCACGGGCTCATTTACCATGAAAGGTGGGGAAATCACCAACTGTACAGCAGGGTACACCGGTGGTGCAATATATGTTGAGGATGGCTCATTTATCATGGAAGATGGTATCATCTCCCGCTGTCAGGCCAAACCCAATCCCCATGATCTATCCCGCGGAGGTGGAATCTCGACTGACGGACGCTTCAACACCTCTATTCTCATGAAAGGCGGCAAGATAACCGGCAACATTGCCCACTTGTCCGGTGGTGGTATCTATGCCAACAGTAACTGCACATTTACCATGTCCGGCGGGGAGATTTCCGGCAACACTGCCAACGACGGCGGCGGCATATATATCTTTGACGACCTCTTCACCATGACCGGCGGTACCATCTCCGGCAACAATGCCGCCAACGACGGCGGCGGTGTCTATAACTACGCGGGCACGTTCAGCCTGTCGGGCGGCAGTATCTCCGGCAACACTGCCACTTCCCCCAACAGCGACGGCAACGGCGGCGGTGTCGTTAACTTCGATGGCCCGTTCACCATGACCGGCGGAACCATCTCCGGCAACAATGCCGTCACCTATGGCGGCGGCGTATGCAACTTCGGCACGTTCAGCCTGTTGGGCGGCAACATCACCGGCAACAAGGTCACCACACGCAGCGACAGATTATATGACGGCGGCGGCGGTGTCTATAACTGGGAAACATTCACCATGTCG of Methanocorpusculum vombati contains these proteins:
- a CDS encoding InlB B-repeat-containing protein; translated protein: MTQKYHHPSLGLRHTLITAIALITLALLCTAPAAADTNTIGTPVITAHPQSSEYPPNTPCIPLSVSAEPPEGGTGTLSCQWQKSTRPDFADIELSPKQTFDKSTTYPIPNSPPGTTSYYRANISYTENGITTWVLSNYAAITTHHIPPQYTAYWFNTTTTAINLTLSPTAGNADSVYIKLGDKQSPARSGPFTRGITITNFPFSGLTPGQTYELTAYIKYQNTDQYTAQPLDPITAPVPDEIDIVPGSHGELPLSGESCIFPPGNTMTFSAVTQNNSDSYPNIFQNDPVIWNLQGTNTTIIAQTPTTITLKSGSTAGTDTLTAATQNGLLRSEPIPLIVDPDKVPTELRIEIAHPVPLGDTTYLVAAAFSEDDLLFLGYDLTVTGISLPTSKIPAILYFTPTEAKTISAAITVNGKKISSTTENVTVIDKPAITSQQTADAVYFESDTPNPLSVTVSSPGSGPLTYQWQKSTDPTFQANVWNIEGATTPTYTPTIQIPESGISPNITYYRAKITYTDPIYNMISTYAYSRIAKITVLKPTPDTITLNPSELTIEKGTTAHITATAQNSTRPDLTCDHPIAWSIETGGEYLTLSQNKNEADITAAAEGVAVIRVTSGDAETRLTVIVTDASSPAQKHLITATAGPGGTISPNGDIPVVEGTSQTFTIIPDRGYRIADVTVNGTSVGAVTSYTFPSVSQPYTIAAAFTNAPAPEPEPQPPQPPATSGSSSGNMDNAFRVLFDTSGGSFISPVTSLSYGDKITAPPAPTKDGCTFGGWYKDEACTQEWNFSEGIPGDITLYARWTSAAGTPADPTPIPTAPETAEPTTVPETHHPTTSPTTTTAAGGVTPTLTQAPAPVLGALLGLLAAGALLRRRD